A region from the Campylobacter blaseri genome encodes:
- a CDS encoding monooxygenase, with protein MIILQMYFDYNGGYGNDMYNQTKELAESITKEPGFLWKIWTENKEKKIAGGIYAFDTKENAEKYLKMHTKRIEEFGIGSNFRFEFFNVNKKLSEITNFKID; from the coding sequence ATGATAATACTACAAATGTATTTTGATTACAATGGCGGTTATGGTAATGATATGTATAATCAAACAAAAGAGTTAGCAGAATCTATAACAAAAGAACCTGGCTTTTTATGGAAAATTTGGACAGAAAATAAAGAGAAGAAAATAGCGGGTGGAATTTATGCATTTGATACCAAAGAAAATGCTGAAAAATATCTAAAAATGCACACAAAAAGAATAGAAGAATTTGGAATTGGTTCAAATTTTAGATTTGAATTTTTTAATGTGAATAAAAAATTAAGTGAAATTACAAATTTCAAAATAGATTAA
- a CDS encoding tetraacyldisaccharide 4'-kinase produces the protein MFKKNLHIWANNYFYSPNFIQKILSFLLVPISIIYTLIILIKKQISYEIDYGIPIINVGNLVLGGSGKTPLTKAIYENYSKKYKTFIILRGYKRESKGMIEVSLDNKILSDVKISGDEAMEYALMGANVIVSENRVKAIKRAKELGCKLIIFDDGFSKFNILKFNILLKPKKEPYSNSTIPSGVYRYPKSFYKFANFIPKKDDILQTSYIVNPSKRMVLVTAIANPDRLKEYFSKCIGKEFFSDHYSFKKCELEDIIKKYNATSLLITKKDYVKIKDFNLPISTIELKTKIGDNFKAALDNYINLQNVDKISKKLKG, from the coding sequence GTGTTTAAAAAAAATCTTCATATTTGGGCTAATAATTACTTTTATAGTCCAAATTTTATACAAAAAATATTATCATTTTTACTAGTACCAATTAGCATAATCTACACACTCATAATATTAATTAAAAAACAAATTTCATATGAGATTGATTATGGTATTCCAATTATAAATGTTGGGAATTTAGTTTTAGGCGGTAGTGGAAAAACACCTTTAACAAAAGCCATTTATGAAAATTACTCAAAAAAATACAAAACTTTTATAATTCTTCGTGGGTATAAAAGAGAGTCTAAAGGAATGATAGAAGTATCACTTGATAATAAAATTTTATCAGATGTAAAAATAAGTGGTGATGAGGCTATGGAATATGCATTAATGGGTGCAAATGTAATAGTTAGCGAAAACAGAGTTAAAGCAATAAAAAGAGCTAAAGAGCTAGGTTGTAAGCTTATAATTTTTGATGATGGTTTTTCTAAATTTAATATATTAAAATTTAACATCTTGCTAAAACCTAAAAAAGAGCCATATTCAAACTCAACTATTCCAAGCGGAGTTTATAGATATCCAAAAAGCTTTTATAAATTTGCAAATTTTATACCTAAAAAAGATGATATTTTGCAAACATCTTACATCGTAAACCCTTCAAAAAGAATGGTTTTAGTTACAGCTATTGCAAACCCAGACAGGCTAAAAGAGTATTTTAGCAAATGTATAGGAAAAGAATTTTTTAGTGATCATTATAGTTTTAAAAAATGCGAACTTGAAGATATTATTAAAAAATACAATGCTACTTCTTTACTTATAACTAAAAAAGATTATGTTAAAATCAAGGATTTCAATCTACCTATTTCTACAATAGAATTAAAAACAAAAATAGGAGATAATTTTAAAGCAGCTTTGGATAATTATATAAATTTACAAAATGTTGATAAAATATCAAAAAAATTAAAAGGATGA
- a CDS encoding DegT/DnrJ/EryC1/StrS family aminotransferase produces the protein MKKIPFFRASIDNKEEELILKVLFNQNSNIIETFETDIKKYFNSKYAVLTNNGTSALHLALCAMGIKRADKIICSVNSFPDIPEVIRHFDAEPIPVDIDENTLNIDINKFEETLIKNKHKKLKAAFINHVAGYSSKMDEIYALAKQYNIKIIDDASRAIGTTYKGKLIGSIKDSFVSCFRINPQFQNSVAVAGFFTTNDEEVNEQAKIIRSNGIINHFNVNQNALNYMYDVFEIGQKYDIGAISAAFAKAQFEKIDIFTKRRRDIAKMYHERLKECPHIFLPKLNDEGIYTQFIIKIDKNRDNFARQLMEFGINTALHYIPIHFLTYYKQKYGFKVNEFPGALKTYQQILSLPIYADLKDEEVEYICEKISFIANNSV, from the coding sequence TTGAAAAAGATACCTTTTTTTAGGGCCAGTATAGACAATAAAGAAGAGGAGTTAATTTTAAAAGTACTGTTTAACCAAAACTCAAACATAATTGAAACATTTGAAACTGATATTAAAAAATATTTTAATTCTAAATATGCGGTTTTAACAAATAATGGCACAAGTGCATTGCACTTAGCGCTTTGTGCAATGGGAATAAAAAGAGCTGATAAGATAATCTGCTCTGTAAACTCATTCCCTGATATTCCAGAAGTAATTCGCCATTTTGATGCAGAGCCAATACCTGTTGATATTGATGAAAATACTTTAAATATTGATATCAATAAATTTGAAGAAACTCTAATTAAAAACAAACATAAAAAACTTAAAGCTGCATTTATAAACCACGTAGCTGGATATAGTTCTAAAATGGATGAAATTTATGCCTTAGCTAAACAATATAATATTAAAATCATAGATGACGCAAGTAGAGCCATTGGAACTACTTATAAAGGAAAACTAATAGGATCCATAAAAGACTCTTTTGTATCGTGTTTTAGAATAAATCCTCAATTTCAAAACTCAGTAGCTGTAGCTGGATTTTTTACAACAAACGATGAAGAGGTTAATGAACAAGCAAAAATAATAAGAAGCAATGGAATAATAAACCATTTCAATGTAAACCAAAATGCACTTAACTATATGTATGATGTCTTTGAGATAGGACAAAAATACGATATCGGTGCTATATCTGCAGCCTTTGCAAAAGCCCAATTTGAAAAAATTGATATTTTTACAAAAAGAAGAAGAGATATAGCTAAAATGTATCATGAAAGGCTAAAAGAGTGTCCTCATATATTTTTACCAAAACTAAATGATGAAGGTATATATACTCAATTTATAATTAAAATTGATAAAAATAGAGACAACTTTGCAAGACAATTAATGGAATTTGGAATCAACACAGCACTGCACTATATACCAATCCATTTTCTAACATACTATAAACAAAAATATGGATTTAAAGTAAATGAATTTCCAGGTGCCTTAAAAACATATCAACAAATTCTATCACTTCCAATATACGCTGATCTAAAAGATGAAGAAGTTGAGTATATATGTGAAAAAATTAGTTTTATTGCAAACAATAGTGTTTAA
- a CDS encoding NAD+ synthase, producing the protein MNYKKLEKELIKFLKKSLKDTGRENFIVGISGGLDSAIVSTLCAKISIKHTFGIIIPSGSSSKANIEDAISHCNDFGIIHKIINIETMISAYEDNIGMLNKLRKGNLTSRLRMCVLYDISNYMQAVVVGTSNLSERMLGYGTVYGDLAYAFNPIGEIFKTELFEFAKYLNIDDKIINKAPSGDLWEGQSDEAELGYTYKEMDKVLKDIKDNGLSFNKLEKKYDNELVNFIRNRIKSNNFKLKMPPIANIRDLIKE; encoded by the coding sequence GTGAATTATAAGAAACTAGAAAAAGAGTTAATTAAATTTTTAAAAAAAAGTTTGAAAGATACAGGAAGAGAAAATTTTATAGTTGGCATAAGCGGAGGACTTGACTCTGCTATAGTTTCAACTCTTTGTGCTAAAATTTCTATAAAACATACATTTGGAATAATAATACCAAGTGGCTCAAGCAGTAAAGCAAATATAGAAGATGCTATATCGCATTGCAATGATTTTGGTATAATACATAAAATCATAAATATTGAAACAATGATATCAGCCTATGAAGATAATATCGGTATGCTTAATAAGTTAAGAAAAGGAAACCTTACTTCCAGGCTTAGGATGTGTGTTTTATATGATATATCAAACTATATGCAAGCAGTTGTCGTTGGAACTAGCAACTTAAGTGAGAGAATGCTTGGTTATGGAACTGTTTATGGGGATTTAGCTTATGCTTTTAACCCAATAGGCGAAATTTTTAAAACTGAACTTTTTGAGTTTGCAAAATACTTAAATATTGATGACAAAATTATAAACAAAGCCCCTAGCGGAGACCTGTGGGAGGGTCAAAGCGATGAGGCTGAACTTGGATATACATACAAAGAGATGGATAAAGTCTTAAAAGATATCAAAGACAATGGTTTAAGTTTTAATAAATTAGAAAAAAAATATGATAATGAATTGGTGAATTTTATAAGAAATAGAATTAAAAGCAATAATTTTAAACTTAAAATGCCACCAATTGCCAATATAAGAGATTTAATTAAGGAATAA
- a CDS encoding MBL fold metallo-hydrolase: protein MQYLVKEFGSVMTNCYILDNGFEQLVIDPGENSYEWVKQNSNNILAVLNTHGHYDHVYDNYKFQKDGVEIYIHKDDAFLVSNDPFGLLKNGSSPDVLANDEDKFKIGQFSVKFHHFPGHTPGCSMIEIGDFMFSGDFLFNSSIGRFDFPFSNSDDMKKSLLKVKNFKKEFILLPGHGEKSTLQTEISHIDYYLKAFGF, encoded by the coding sequence ATGCAGTATTTAGTGAAAGAATTTGGCTCTGTTATGACAAATTGTTATATCTTAGATAATGGTTTTGAACAACTAGTTATAGATCCTGGTGAAAATAGTTATGAATGGGTAAAACAAAATAGTAACAATATACTTGCTGTTTTAAATACTCATGGGCATTATGATCATGTTTATGATAATTATAAATTTCAAAAAGATGGTGTAGAAATTTATATCCATAAAGACGATGCTTTTTTAGTATCAAATGATCCTTTTGGGCTTTTAAAAAATGGATCTAGTCCAGATGTATTAGCAAATGATGAAGATAAATTTAAAATAGGACAATTTAGTGTGAAATTTCACCATTTTCCAGGGCACACGCCAGGGTGCTCTATGATAGAAATAGGGGATTTTATGTTTAGTGGTGATTTTTTATTTAATAGCAGTATAGGGAGATTTGACTTTCCATTTTCAAATTCAGATGATATGAAAAAATCACTTTTAAAGGTTAAAAATTTTAAAAAAGAGTTTATTTTATTACCAGGGCATGGAGAGAAAAGCACATTGCAAACTGAGATTTCTCATATTGATTACTATCTAAAGGCATTTGGATTTTAA
- the cmoB gene encoding tRNA 5-methoxyuridine(34)/uridine 5-oxyacetic acid(34) synthase CmoB gives MNLNKIRDENLKALKFKNSEQIYNEILKLNDIKSTVKVDDIVDIKADISNEQKDEILQIALMLKPWRKGPFNIFDIFIDSEWQSNIKFNILKPHLNLKDKIVGDIGCNNGYYLFRMLEFLPKKLVGFDPSIRTYLQFLFLNKYIKSDIVYELLGVEHLPFYEHKFDTLFCLGVIYHRSDPIKMLKDLKISLNKNGEVFLDTMYIDMDGDFALCPKNSYSKISNIYFVPTIKALQNWCEKAKFKDFEILATKETDLNEQRKTPWIDGQSLENFLDPNDNSKTIEGYPAPKRVYVKLKI, from the coding sequence ATGAATTTAAATAAGATTAGAGATGAAAATTTAAAAGCTTTAAAATTTAAAAACAGTGAGCAAATTTATAATGAAATTTTAAAACTAAACGATATAAAAAGCACTGTTAAAGTTGATGATATTGTAGATATAAAAGCAGATATTTCAAATGAACAAAAAGATGAAATTTTACAAATTGCTTTAATGCTTAAACCTTGGCGAAAAGGTCCTTTTAACATCTTTGACATCTTTATAGATAGCGAATGGCAAAGCAATATTAAGTTTAATATCTTAAAACCTCATCTAAATTTAAAAGATAAGATAGTCGGCGATATAGGTTGCAACAATGGTTATTATCTTTTTAGAATGCTTGAGTTTTTACCTAAAAAATTAGTTGGATTTGACCCATCTATTAGAACATATTTGCAATTTTTATTTTTAAACAAATATATAAAAAGCGATATAGTTTATGAGCTTTTAGGGGTTGAACATTTGCCATTTTATGAGCATAAATTTGATACTTTATTTTGTCTTGGAGTGATATATCACAGAAGCGACCCGATAAAAATGCTAAAAGATTTAAAAATCTCTTTAAATAAAAATGGAGAGGTTTTTTTAGATACCATGTATATTGATATGGACGGAGATTTTGCACTCTGTCCAAAAAACAGCTACTCCAAAATTTCAAATATCTATTTTGTCCCAACTATAAAAGCCCTACAAAACTGGTGTGAGAAGGCTAAATTTAAAGATTTTGAAATACTTGCAACAAAAGAGACTGATTTGAATGAGCAGAGAAAAACTCCTTGGATAGATGGTCAAAGCTTAGAAAATTTCCTAGATCCAAATGATAACTCAAAGACCATTGAAGGCTACCCTGCCCCAAAAAGAGTGTATGTAAAACTTAAAATTTAA